The nucleotide sequence GAAAAAAAAGAAGAGCGCCAACCAGCGTATTCTTGTGGAGCTTATTGAAGAAGTACGGAACGTCAATTTCCATGAAATTGATGCCCGCCTGGATATTGTCTATGAAAAAGCCTCGGACCTGCTGAATGCCATCGTCAAGGATTTCATCGATTCTGTTGGCAAGCATCTCCATAAAGGCAACATGGATAAACTGATGCGGAACTTCTCTTCCCTGCTTCCGGCCCTGTTTCTTTCGGTTCCGTTTATCAGCACCTTTACCCACATGTTCAACAATCGGAAACTGGTAAACGAAATGTTCCTGCGTCTTGAGAAGGAACCTCCCCACAAGGAAAAACGGATTCTCTGGTTCACCGATACCCTAACAGAACTTAACGGGGTTGCCATTACGGTACAGGAGATCGGCTGGATCGCCCACGCCATGAAAAAGGAAATCCGTATAGCCGCAGCGGTGGACCCTGATGACCGGAAAAACCTGCCTCCCAACCTGATGGTTATTCCCAGCATCGGCAGCCTGCCTCTTCCGCACTACGAGAAACTCAAGCTGAGGGTTCCCAGTCTCCTGGCTACCCTTAAGCTGATCAATGATTACGATCCCGATGAAATCTTTATCTCCACCCCCATGACCATCGGACTTACCGGACTGGCCGCCGCCCGGCTGTTGAATATTCCCGCAGTAGCGATACACCACACCGACAGTACCATGCAGGTACGCAAAATAGTTGACGATATAACCATCACTAATTACGTGGAAGCCTACATGAAGTGGTTCCACTCGGCATGCGATAAAACTCTGGTGAATACCCGGGAATACGCAGAAATCCTGAAAAAACGCGGCTACCGGATGCACCAGGTCGATCTGTTCCGCCGGGGAGTAAACACCAATCTGTTTAAACCCCAGGCAGGGGCACGCAGTGTAATGGCAGAAAAGTACGGTATCCGGGAAGGTATAAACCTCTTGTATGCCGGAAGAATCTCCCGCGATAAAAGCATCGACCTGGTGGCAGACTGCTTTCTCAGTCTGAAGCAGGAATTTCCAGGGCTGAATCTGATAATTGCCGGCGAAGGCCCGTATGCTGACGAACTGCTGCAGCGGGTAAAGCAGGAGGAACACATCCATTTTCTCGGCCGTGTTGACCATGATCTGATGCCGATTGTCTATGCCGCCTCGGACCTGTTTCTGTTTCCAAGCGTAACCGATACCTTCGGCAGAGTCGTCGCAGAAGCCCAGGCCTGCGGAGTCCCCACAATCGTCAGCAACGAAGGGGGCCCGCAGGAGATCGTGGCGGACGGGAAAACCGGTGCGGTTGTCACAACCCAGTCCGCTGAAGCCTGGATCGATGCTGTCCGGAAGTTCCTTCTCATGCTTAGAGAAACACCGGAGAGCTACCGTCATATAGCTCAGGAGGCACGAACTCATATCATCGAAGCGTACAGCATGCAGCACTTTATCTCCGGCCTCTTCAAAAAATAGACGTGAAATCAGCGGAAGATACTAATGAAAGAGTGGGATTTTTTCTCTTTCGGCGCTATAATTATACAGTGTAAAAGTGCAGACATCCGCGTTTTTCACCAACTGATTTCCTGTTCAGGAGGTTCACAATGAAAAGAGTACTCGCAATACTCCTCATTCTCTCGCTTGTAACCGTATACCTCAATGCCGAAGAAAACAAAAACGGTGCTGTTGGTCTGGTATTAACAAATTCTATCGCCTTTGCCGGTATCGGCGGAGAACTCTTCCTGGGCAACCTCGGAATAGGAGCAACCTTCACGTTTCTGCCCATCGGCGGCGGAGGAGATATGGTCCTGTTTTATGAACCAGGTGCCTATGCCCGCTTCTATTTTGGAAATCCGGCAAGCGCCATGTATCTGATGGGAGGTATGAGCTATTTTACCGCTGCCGGCAGTGACTCCGGGGACAGCGGGCTGCAGGCCTTTGACGGGGGCATTCTCAACATAAACGGCGGCTTCGGCTATAACTCCATGTTTGGCGACAACAACGCCACACGCTTCTACATTGAGGTAGGGCCCCGTTACACCACCCTGGTTGTGGACAGCGACGAGGAGATTTACGCGGGATTCTTCCTGCACTTTGCTCTTGGATTCGGAGCTGCATTCTAGAATAGAAACATTACAAAATTGTAATCCTCCTGTAAGGAAACAGTAATCAGGGTCCTGTATTGTATGTATGAAAGAAAAGAAATGCAGCAAGGAGGAATCCTGTATGAAACGTAAACTTTTCTCAATTATAACTATCCTGTTTTTTACACTGGGAATGACCGCCACCGCCTTCGGGCAGACAGAAGGGTATTCCCGGGCTCTGTATAGTCCAGGAAACAGCACAAATCAGAGTCTCAGGGGCCTGCAAAACGACTTTCGCAAGGTTGCCCAGGCAGCGCTTCCGGTAGTCGTATCCCTTGATGTTGTGGATGTTGTTGAGCAGCAGGTACGCAATCCCAAGTCGCCTTTTGATTTTTTCTTTGGCAATCCGAATAATCGGAACAACCAGGAGAAGGAGCCGGAAACACGGGAGTTTCGACAGCAGGGTCTCGGTTCCGGGGTTATCGTTCAGAAGACAGGGCGAACGGTATATGTGCTGACAAACCACCATGTGGCCGGTACTGCCGATGAGATCACCATTAACCTCTACGACGGACGCAGTTTTTCCGGTACCCTTGTGGGCAGTGATTCCCGTAAAGACCTGGCACTGGTCAAGTTCGAGACTGCGGAAAATATTCCCGTCGCGAAACTCGGGGATTCGGACCAAAGCCAGGTTGGGGATATAGTATTCGCCGTCGGCAATCCCCTGGGATTCGAATCCACCTTTACCTACGGGATCATCAGTGCTGTGGGACGAACCGGCGGTCCCGGCGTGGAGGGCAATCTGACTGATTACATCCAGACCGACGCAGCCATCAACCGCGGAAACTCCGGAGGAGCCCTGGTTAATATTGATGGTGATGTGATCGGCATCAATACCTGGATTGCATCCCAGACCGGCGGGAATATCGGAATAGGTTTTTCGATACCCATAAACAACGCGAAAAAGACCATACAGGACCTGATCGAATCGGGAGAAGTCCAGTATGGCTGGCTTGGCATCTCCATGGGAGATCCTTCGGAGAATATTGCCCGGGATATGGGCTTTAACGGACAGAAGGGCTCCTTTGTCTTTAACGTTTACAAGGACTCCCCTGCCATGAAGGGCGGAATTCGCCCCGGAGACCTGATAACCTCCATTGACGGCAAACGCGTCAACAGCAGCGACAAACTGCTGCAGGAGGTCGCCGCCCTCGAGCCGGGCAGGACCTACAGCTTTGGTCTTATACGGGATGGCTCGGCGCAAACCGTACGGGTACGCATTGCCACGCGGGCGCCGGAAGACGCAATCAGATCGAATGTAGCAAATCTGTGGCCGGGCATGACGGTAGTCGGTATAACCGATGAAATCCGGGACCGTCTGGACCTGCCCAGGAATATGGGTAATGTCATGGTTGGTGCCGTAGAGCAGGGGTCTCCCGCCTACAATGCCGGTTTCAGATCCGGCGACATAATCAAGGAGATCAATCGAACCCGGATTGAATCTTCTCGTGACTTCTATCGTGTTTTCAATGCTGAGGAGAGTGATGAGCTTATCTTTAAGGTGAATCGTCAAGGAAACGACATGATCCTCGGCCTTGTAAGGTGACGCGTTGCGTCATACAATGTTCCCTTCCTTCGTTCCCCCGGCCCCTCAAGGCCGGGGGTTTTTGTTTATACTTTCCATGCGCGGGATTTGATGGAAGCCGGAAAAACAGGTACTATGTAGACAGAGGCACAACCATGGCAGCGTCAGAAAATAATTTCAGGGACTCGGAATCTGGAGACCTCTACCAAAGGTCCCTGGAGGGACATTTTCTAATATCAGAAACCGAACTTACGGATCCCAATTTTATTCAGACAGTTGTTTATCTGGTCGAGCACAATGAAAACGGCGCTCTGGGTTTTATTGTAAACCGCAAGAGCGAAACAGCTCTGAAAGACGTTCTCCCTGATTTTACCGACAATCCGGCCGGTGATCTTGAGGTCTACCTGGGCGGTCCGGTTGAGCAGATGTTTCTTTTTACCCTCCACTCCGGATTACCGGGAGATAAGCGTTCGGATGCCGCGAGTTCCGCCCTGCAGGGAGTGATCCTGGAACCCGACTTTGAACTTATACGCCGCTTTTTAATAGACCAGTGGCCGGACCTGAACCCGGAACACCGGCCTGAGATCCGGTTTTACGCCGGGTATGCGGGCTGGGCGCCTGGACAACTGGAGAATGAGCTTCGTCATGGCGCATGGGTTGTTATACCCGCGACCCCGGGGATTGTTTTTGCCCCGGAACCGGAAGAATCCTGGCGCAATGCTTTACGCAAAAAGGGCGGAATCTATTGGGTAGTTGCGGAAACCGGTTTCAAACCCTCACTGAACTGAACCATCTATCTCTCCGTTGGACCGGAATCCTCTTCCCGCTCGCTGAGCATTCGTTTTGTCCTGACGAAGAGAAGAAGCCCCACACCGAAGGCCAGCAGAAATCCCGCAGGCTGAGCAGCGACGACCC is from Marispirochaeta sp. and encodes:
- a CDS encoding glycosyltransferase, with translation MIQADLHVHSKYSDHPSEWFLQRLGTSESYTEPEYIYSTAKQRGMNLVTITDHNSIQGALELKRRHPEDCFVSVETTAYFPEDGCKIHILLFDISEEQFGHIQELRKNIYLLRDYIKEEEIAHSVAHATYSVNGAVTAEHLEKLILLFDVFETINGGRNHRNNDEWAHFLASLTREDIERLQQRHCIEPMSASPWIKGITAGSDDHAGIFIGKTWTSCEASTLRDYLNAVKSRTTKAQGRHHSFHSMTFMIYKIAFDFLRIKHQGSVPGPVSLVLDGLFNEKELDLKRALALKRMKKKKKKSANQRILVELIEEVRNVNFHEIDARLDIVYEKASDLLNAIVKDFIDSVGKHLHKGNMDKLMRNFSSLLPALFLSVPFISTFTHMFNNRKLVNEMFLRLEKEPPHKEKRILWFTDTLTELNGVAITVQEIGWIAHAMKKEIRIAAAVDPDDRKNLPPNLMVIPSIGSLPLPHYEKLKLRVPSLLATLKLINDYDPDEIFISTPMTIGLTGLAAARLLNIPAVAIHHTDSTMQVRKIVDDITITNYVEAYMKWFHSACDKTLVNTREYAEILKKRGYRMHQVDLFRRGVNTNLFKPQAGARSVMAEKYGIREGINLLYAGRISRDKSIDLVADCFLSLKQEFPGLNLIIAGEGPYADELLQRVKQEEHIHFLGRVDHDLMPIVYAASDLFLFPSVTDTFGRVVAEAQACGVPTIVSNEGGPQEIVADGKTGAVVTTQSAEAWIDAVRKFLLMLRETPESYRHIAQEARTHIIEAYSMQHFISGLFKK
- a CDS encoding Do family serine endopeptidase → MKRKLFSIITILFFTLGMTATAFGQTEGYSRALYSPGNSTNQSLRGLQNDFRKVAQAALPVVVSLDVVDVVEQQVRNPKSPFDFFFGNPNNRNNQEKEPETREFRQQGLGSGVIVQKTGRTVYVLTNHHVAGTADEITINLYDGRSFSGTLVGSDSRKDLALVKFETAENIPVAKLGDSDQSQVGDIVFAVGNPLGFESTFTYGIISAVGRTGGPGVEGNLTDYIQTDAAINRGNSGGALVNIDGDVIGINTWIASQTGGNIGIGFSIPINNAKKTIQDLIESGEVQYGWLGISMGDPSENIARDMGFNGQKGSFVFNVYKDSPAMKGGIRPGDLITSIDGKRVNSSDKLLQEVAALEPGRTYSFGLIRDGSAQTVRVRIATRAPEDAIRSNVANLWPGMTVVGITDEIRDRLDLPRNMGNVMVGAVEQGSPAYNAGFRSGDIIKEINRTRIESSRDFYRVFNAEESDELIFKVNRQGNDMILGLVR
- a CDS encoding YqgE/AlgH family protein; the encoded protein is MAASENNFRDSESGDLYQRSLEGHFLISETELTDPNFIQTVVYLVEHNENGALGFIVNRKSETALKDVLPDFTDNPAGDLEVYLGGPVEQMFLFTLHSGLPGDKRSDAASSALQGVILEPDFELIRRFLIDQWPDLNPEHRPEIRFYAGYAGWAPGQLENELRHGAWVVIPATPGIVFAPEPEESWRNALRKKGGIYWVVAETGFKPSLN